A region from the Niveispirillum cyanobacteriorum genome encodes:
- the tnpC gene encoding IS66 family transposase yields MPAPDSANDNQDATVAGGSGRRPARRNVGALPKDLPRIERVIEPEVTACPCCGGGLHRIGEDVSEALDIIPAIIRVLRTVRPKYGCRACEGKIVQAPAPARVVTGGMASTALVAHVVTARYAWHLPLYRQCQMLAGQGIRLDRATLAHWIRRAAWWLRPLYEKLLAHIRARPVVFYDETPLPRLDPGRGRTKTCQLWACAVDERPWQGPSAPGVAYVYAEGRQTAEVERQLARFSGILQVDGYQAYKALAKADRPAGPVRLAYCMAHARRKFVDAYTTTKSQVAREVIARIGSLYAIEERITGHPPEIRRAVRQAEAKPILEALRPYLLAVQAQISAQAGLAGAIGYMLNHWEGLCAYLADGRIAIDSNVVERSMRPIGIGRRNSLFAGSAAGGERWAVLASLMSTAKLNGIDPQTYLHDVLERMVSGEVTINRLEELLPWAWKAARNGVLLEHAA; encoded by the coding sequence GTGCCCGCGCCCGACAGCGCCAACGACAATCAAGATGCGACGGTGGCAGGGGGCAGCGGACGTCGTCCCGCCCGGCGCAATGTCGGCGCCCTGCCGAAGGACCTGCCGCGGATCGAGCGGGTGATCGAGCCGGAGGTTACAGCCTGTCCCTGCTGTGGGGGTGGCCTGCACCGCATCGGCGAGGATGTCAGCGAGGCACTGGACATCATCCCCGCCATCATCCGGGTGCTGCGGACCGTGCGGCCGAAATACGGCTGCCGGGCCTGCGAGGGCAAGATCGTCCAAGCGCCGGCCCCCGCCCGGGTCGTGACCGGCGGCATGGCCTCCACAGCCCTCGTCGCCCATGTGGTGACGGCGCGCTATGCCTGGCACCTACCGCTCTACCGACAATGCCAGATGCTGGCCGGCCAGGGCATCCGCCTGGATCGGGCGACACTGGCCCACTGGATCCGGCGGGCAGCGTGGTGGCTGCGGCCGCTATATGAAAAGCTCCTCGCTCATATCCGCGCCCGGCCGGTCGTGTTCTATGACGAGACCCCGCTGCCACGGCTCGATCCGGGGCGCGGACGCACCAAGACGTGCCAGCTTTGGGCCTGTGCGGTGGACGAGCGGCCCTGGCAGGGGCCGTCGGCCCCGGGGGTAGCCTATGTCTATGCCGAGGGGCGCCAGACGGCCGAGGTTGAAAGGCAGCTGGCGCGGTTCAGCGGCATTCTCCAGGTGGACGGGTATCAGGCCTACAAGGCGCTGGCCAAGGCCGACCGCCCGGCCGGTCCTGTGCGGCTGGCCTATTGCATGGCGCACGCGCGACGGAAGTTCGTGGATGCCTACACCACGACGAAGTCACAGGTGGCGCGTGAGGTGATCGCCCGCATCGGCAGCCTCTATGCCATCGAGGAGCGGATCACTGGCCATCCGCCGGAAATCCGCCGTGCTGTCCGGCAGGCCGAGGCCAAGCCGATCCTGGAGGCTCTCCGGCCCTACCTGCTCGCGGTGCAGGCGCAGATCTCGGCCCAGGCAGGGTTGGCCGGCGCCATCGGCTACATGCTGAACCATTGGGAGGGTCTGTGCGCCTATCTGGCGGACGGGCGCATCGCCATCGACAGCAATGTGGTGGAGCGTTCCATGCGCCCGATCGGCATTGGACGGCGCAACAGTCTGTTCGCCGGTTCGGCCGCCGGTGGCGAGCGCTGGGCCGTCCTGGCCTCTCTGATGAGCACGGCCAAGCTGAACGGCATCGACCCGCAGACCTACCTCCACGATGTGCTCGAGCGCATGGTCTCGGGCGAGGTCACCATCAACCGCCTTGAGGAGTTGCTGCCCTGGGCCTGGAAGGCGGCGCGGAACGGCGTCCTGCTGGAGCACGCGGCATGA
- a CDS encoding methyl-accepting chemotaxis protein produces the protein MRLTPKLLTPMLLLALVAAGIALLGYSSVGKVINLAGNVAALEEQRYEAAEVRALSRAIQRDALNSIVEPAADKLTHSERVAKRSDELLRRADKLVAILGSDAAQRGMGNFLALTKTVVVEVKAVTAAALAGDEQQALTIFREKVRPAERAASMLTDSFIDDAAKRVEQALAAEKTEQTSVTWQLVLSAAIGILLSVVAGLYVMLILVIRPLRSLTSVTKDVAGGNLDVANPGVTRQDELGDLAQALEVFRRQAREKLALERAAREAEMEAATHRRAALQAMATTIETETRVAMERIGQRTQTLTDNADAMYNSADAVAGNSQSVAAAADQALHNSQTVAAASEELAASIVEISGQVSRASVVSRDASVLGVQAEQIIRSLDEAVGRIGDVVVVISDVAAQTNLLALNATIEAARAGEAGKGFAVVAGEVKNLANQTARSTEDITRQINEVQQVTRTAVQAVDAICRSVQQMEQVSASVAAAVEEQGAATGEISRNVAQAADAAREVAAKIALVSQEAATTGQRATQVRGTSADVSTSIADLRSMLVKIVRTSVQDVDRRASAREPVDIQAGFQTGGRRVALHLTNLSIDGAGADPVPGLTPGDNGILSIPGRPDTEASIIAADSTGVRLHFAPTAAATARRAG, from the coding sequence ATGCGCCTGACCCCCAAACTTCTGACACCGATGCTCCTGCTGGCCCTGGTGGCCGCCGGCATCGCCCTTCTGGGCTATAGCAGCGTTGGCAAAGTCATTAACCTGGCCGGCAATGTCGCCGCGCTGGAGGAACAGCGCTATGAAGCGGCGGAGGTCCGGGCGTTGAGCCGGGCTATTCAGCGCGACGCGCTGAATAGCATCGTGGAGCCGGCGGCCGACAAGCTGACTCATTCCGAGCGGGTGGCCAAGCGTTCCGACGAGCTGCTGCGGCGGGCCGATAAGCTGGTGGCTATTCTTGGGTCCGATGCTGCACAGCGAGGTATGGGTAACTTCCTTGCCCTGACCAAGACCGTGGTGGTGGAGGTCAAGGCCGTGACAGCGGCCGCCCTGGCTGGCGATGAACAGCAGGCGTTAACCATTTTTCGCGAGAAAGTGCGTCCGGCTGAACGGGCGGCATCAATGTTGACCGATTCCTTCATCGATGATGCAGCCAAGCGGGTGGAGCAGGCGCTGGCCGCCGAGAAGACAGAGCAAACTTCTGTGACCTGGCAATTGGTGCTGTCGGCGGCGATCGGCATCCTGTTGTCGGTGGTTGCCGGCCTTTATGTCATGCTGATTCTGGTCATACGGCCGCTACGATCCCTCACCTCTGTCACCAAGGATGTGGCCGGTGGCAATCTGGATGTCGCCAACCCTGGTGTGACCCGCCAGGACGAGTTGGGTGATCTGGCGCAGGCGCTGGAGGTCTTCCGCAGGCAGGCCCGCGAGAAATTGGCCCTGGAGCGGGCTGCACGCGAGGCAGAGATGGAGGCCGCCACCCATCGCCGCGCCGCGCTGCAGGCCATGGCCACCACGATTGAGACAGAAACCCGTGTCGCCATGGAACGGATCGGTCAGCGCACACAGACCCTGACCGACAATGCCGACGCCATGTACAACTCTGCCGACGCCGTCGCGGGGAACAGCCAGAGCGTCGCCGCCGCCGCCGATCAGGCCCTTCATAATTCCCAGACGGTGGCCGCAGCCTCCGAAGAGCTGGCAGCCTCCATTGTGGAAATCTCCGGCCAGGTGAGCCGCGCCTCGGTCGTCAGCCGTGATGCCTCGGTCCTGGGTGTGCAGGCCGAGCAGATCATCCGTTCCCTGGACGAGGCGGTGGGTCGCATCGGCGATGTCGTCGTGGTGATCAGTGACGTGGCCGCCCAGACCAACCTGCTGGCGCTCAACGCCACGATTGAGGCGGCGCGGGCCGGCGAGGCAGGTAAGGGCTTTGCCGTTGTTGCGGGCGAGGTGAAGAACCTCGCTAACCAGACCGCACGCTCCACCGAGGATATCACCCGTCAGATCAACGAAGTGCAGCAGGTGACGCGCACCGCCGTTCAGGCCGTGGATGCCATCTGCCGGTCGGTCCAGCAGATGGAGCAGGTATCCGCGTCGGTTGCCGCCGCTGTCGAGGAACAGGGAGCCGCCACGGGTGAAATCAGCCGCAATGTCGCGCAGGCTGCCGATGCCGCGCGCGAAGTGGCGGCCAAGATCGCCCTTGTGTCACAGGAAGCCGCAACAACGGGCCAGCGCGCCACGCAGGTGCGCGGCACCTCTGCCGATGTTTCTACGAGCATCGCGGATTTGCGCAGCATGCTGGTGAAAATCGTCCGCACCTCGGTGCAGGATGTGGACCGCCGCGCGAGCGCCCGTGAACCAGTCGATATCCAGGCCGGTTTTCAGACGGGCGGTCGCCGCGTCGCTCTGCACTTGACCAATCTGTCGATCGATGGTGCGGGGGCCGACCCGGTCCCCGGCCTCACTCCCGGTGACAATGGCATCCTGTCCATCCCCGGTCGCCCTGATACAGAGGCCAGCATCATCGCCGCCGACAGCACGGGCGTACGCCTGCATTTCGCCCCGACAGCAGCAGCGACGGCACGGCGGGCGGGGTAA
- the tnpA gene encoding IS66-like element accessory protein TnpA — protein sequence MDGKIMFDGCLEDIDEGSRYRRVEVITGRRRRRNWTAAEKALIVSESAVAGANISDVARRHGVNRALLSVWRRQAGLSEISGSGQFVPVTSEAPTPCEGRTVEPSAVDVDLRAGRVRFSGAVDPSLARAVLTALRGAL from the coding sequence GTGGACGGTAAGATCATGTTTGATGGCTGTCTTGAAGACATAGATGAAGGCAGTCGCTATCGGCGTGTGGAGGTGATCACGGGCCGGCGGCGTCGTCGGAATTGGACAGCGGCGGAGAAGGCGCTGATTGTGTCGGAAAGTGCCGTGGCGGGTGCGAACATCTCGGATGTGGCGCGACGCCACGGGGTGAACCGAGCCTTGCTGAGTGTGTGGCGTCGGCAGGCGGGGCTGTCGGAGATTTCGGGTTCTGGGCAGTTCGTACCGGTGACGTCGGAGGCGCCGACGCCCTGCGAGGGGCGGACAGTGGAACCTAGTGCGGTGGATGTTGATCTGCGTGCCGGCCGGGTCCGGTTCAGCGGGGCGGTGGATCCCAGCCTGGCCCGGGCGGTGCTGACGGCCCTGCGGGGAGCGCTGTGA
- a CDS encoding putative quinol monooxygenase: MYTIVAKLFVKPEREAEFVAAMTALTDRVLAHQPDVSVYLFKKIRGRDHAYAAIEQHPSQDYFRDVHCTTPWFQELVPVVMPCLAEPMVLEEYDDL; this comes from the coding sequence ATGTACACCATCGTCGCCAAGCTGTTCGTGAAGCCGGAAAGGGAGGCGGAATTCGTCGCCGCCATGACGGCCTTGACCGATAGGGTCCTGGCCCATCAGCCGGATGTCAGCGTCTATCTGTTCAAGAAAATCCGTGGCCGCGACCATGCCTACGCCGCCATCGAACAGCACCCGTCGCAGGATTATTTCCGTGACGTCCACTGCACCACGCCCTGGTTCCAGGAGCTGGTGCCCGTCGTGATGCCCTGCCTTGCGGAACCGATGGTGCTGGAGGAGTATGACGACCTGTGA
- the tnpB gene encoding IS66 family insertion sequence element accessory protein TnpB (TnpB, as the term is used for proteins encoded by IS66 family insertion elements, is considered an accessory protein, since TnpC, encoded by a neighboring gene, is a DDE family transposase.), protein MGAEPKILLWSAPIDFRKGVNGLVALVADALAADPYCGDVFVFRSKRNDRLKLLVWDGTGLILATKWLEAGRIIWPPARQGVVRLSAGQYSLLSDGLDWTRVVPAVVRKPVWLG, encoded by the coding sequence CTGGGGGCGGAGCCGAAGATCCTGCTCTGGTCGGCACCGATCGACTTCCGCAAGGGGGTGAACGGCTTGGTGGCCCTGGTGGCGGATGCATTGGCGGCCGATCCGTATTGCGGGGATGTGTTCGTCTTTCGCTCCAAGCGCAACGACCGGCTGAAGCTTCTGGTCTGGGATGGGACGGGCCTTATTCTGGCAACAAAATGGCTTGAGGCTGGGCGGATCATCTGGCCTCCGGCGCGCCAGGGCGTAGTGCGCTTGAGTGCCGGTCAATATTCGCTGCTATCCGACGGCTTGGACTGGACGCGGGTGGTTCCGGCGGTGGTCAGAAAGCCTGTCTGGCTGGGCTGA
- a CDS encoding IS3 family transposase (programmed frameshift), with the protein MSKSTRRNHSASFKAKVALEALRGDQTVPEIAAKHGIHHTLVNEWKRALSEGATSVFERGVDRSAKDAAGLTDELYKQIGQQKVQIDFLSRGARQMSRADKRAMINPQYADLSVAQQCTLIGLSRSSFYYRPVNDNASDPALMALIDKQFLETPWYGSRRMTAVLRRGGHSVNRKRIRRLMRVMGLAVIWQKPNTSKPNPAHKVYPYLLRDLVIDRPNQVWATDITFIPMPRGFLYLVAIMDWFSRKVLSWRLSNTMEADFCVEALEEALARYGKPEIFNSDQGSQFTSMAFTGALAGAGVKISMDGKGRCIDNVFVERLWRSLKYEDVYLRAYDTGSAARAGIGAWLAAYNSQRPHQGLAYQTPDEVYLRRPGWTGLAPSNLAVAA; encoded by the exons ATGAGCAAGTCGACACGACGGAACCACAGTGCGTCGTTTAAGGCGAAGGTGGCGCTTGAGGCGCTTCGGGGCGATCAGACAGTGCCGGAGATAGCGGCTAAGCACGGCATTCACCACACGTTGGTGAACGAATGGAAGCGTGCGCTTTCTGAAGGGGCGACATCAGTATTCGAACGTGGGGTAGACCGATCGGCCAAGGACGCGGCAGGGCTGACGGACGAGCTGTACAAGCAGATCGGCCAGCAGAAGGTACAGATTGATTTTTTGTCACGGG GCGCTCGGCAAATGAGCCGGGCGGATAAGCGGGCGATGATCAACCCCCAGTACGCCGACCTGTCGGTGGCGCAGCAATGCACGCTGATCGGCCTCAGCCGATCCAGTTTTTACTACCGACCGGTCAACGACAATGCATCGGATCCGGCGCTGATGGCATTGATCGACAAGCAGTTTCTGGAGACGCCCTGGTATGGATCGCGGCGAATGACGGCCGTGCTGCGCCGGGGTGGTCACAGCGTCAACCGCAAGCGGATACGGCGGTTGATGCGGGTGATGGGTCTGGCGGTGATTTGGCAGAAGCCGAACACCAGCAAACCGAATCCGGCACACAAAGTCTACCCCTACCTTCTACGGGACCTGGTGATCGACCGACCGAATCAGGTGTGGGCAACCGATATTACTTTCATCCCCATGCCAAGAGGGTTCCTGTATCTGGTGGCGATCATGGACTGGTTCAGCCGCAAGGTCCTGTCCTGGCGGCTGTCGAACACGATGGAGGCGGATTTCTGTGTTGAAGCACTGGAAGAGGCCCTGGCACGCTATGGCAAGCCGGAGATTTTCAACAGCGATCAGGGCAGCCAATTCACCAGCATGGCCTTCACCGGCGCGCTGGCGGGAGCCGGTGTGAAAATCAGCATGGATGGCAAGGGGCGGTGTATCGACAACGTTTTTGTAGAGCGGCTCTGGCGCAGCCTGAAATACGAAGACGTCTATTTGCGGGCCTATGACACCGGATCGGCAGCTCGGGCAGGGATCGGCGCCTGGCTGGCGGCCTATAACAGCCAACGACCGCATCAGGGACTGGCCTACCAGACCCCCGATGAGGTTTATCTTCGCCGCCCAGGTTGGACGGGGCTAGCCCCGTCCAACCTGGCTGTGGCAGCATGA
- a CDS encoding putative quinol monooxygenase — MIFFISRFTVKPECEAEFIRLATALTEKVRAHEPKTLYYAFYRADDGPGRFVVVESFPDEAAEHEHQSTPWFTEIVPQMIPCFDGPYVREYFHPLTASVKGLTA; from the coding sequence ATGATCTTTTTCATCAGCCGCTTTACCGTGAAGCCGGAATGCGAGGCGGAGTTCATTCGCCTCGCCACCGCCCTGACGGAGAAGGTCCGCGCGCATGAGCCAAAGACCCTCTATTACGCCTTTTACCGAGCCGATGATGGCCCCGGCCGCTTCGTGGTGGTGGAAAGTTTCCCGGATGAGGCGGCGGAACATGAACACCAATCCACGCCCTGGTTCACGGAGATTGTGCCGCAGATGATCCCGTGTTTCGACGGGCCCTATGTGCGGGAATATTTCCATCCGCTGACCGCCTCCGTGAAAGGGTTGACGGCATGA
- a CDS encoding YecA family protein: MTDKPRLIRETRRIGPEAPMPVPGERPRLSDAELGAYLRSRGAAAAVNSLSGLDGYLTAIHVGPKFIDPRIWVADLAGEHAMMAAEGTQDGLAMQALVHHFNRISVALSDAPDQYRPWFDTDRSSKPDPLFWELGFYSGISLAKRSWSQVTNPSKPGRPIFDRLYVPLENKKALSPDIDRIVAKAVLGLREYFMPQRLKALR; the protein is encoded by the coding sequence ATGACCGATAAACCGCGCCTGATACGGGAGACCCGGCGGATCGGACCGGAGGCGCCGATGCCCGTACCAGGCGAGCGGCCCCGGCTGAGCGATGCCGAACTCGGCGCTTACCTGCGCTCCCGGGGTGCAGCAGCGGCCGTGAACAGCCTGAGCGGCCTGGATGGCTATCTGACCGCCATCCATGTGGGGCCAAAGTTCATCGATCCCCGGATCTGGGTGGCGGATCTGGCAGGCGAGCATGCCATGATGGCGGCGGAGGGGACGCAGGATGGGTTGGCCATGCAGGCCCTCGTCCATCATTTCAACCGCATCTCCGTCGCCCTGTCGGATGCCCCGGACCAGTATCGCCCATGGTTCGATACCGATCGCAGCAGCAAGCCCGATCCGTTGTTCTGGGAACTGGGCTTCTACTCAGGGATTTCACTCGCCAAGCGGTCCTGGTCGCAGGTGACGAACCCGAGTAAGCCCGGTCGCCCAATCTTTGACCGGCTCTACGTCCCGCTGGAAAACAAGAAGGCGCTGTCGCCCGACATCGACCGCATCGTCGCCAAAGCAGTCCTCGGGCTGAGGGAATACTTCATGCCACAGCGGCTGAAAGCTCTCCGCTGA
- a CDS encoding class I adenylate-forming enzyme family protein — MSKADQFIHATTLGDLLLSAAHSWPDTDALIFPDESLTYRDLAARAMRHAKGLMAMGVKPGDHVGVLLPSCIEFVDILFGVALAGGVTVPINARYRAHELAYVTDNADLVTIITTEQVADQLNFVDRLCEGLEGLAEQTDPMDLRLKGCPRLRSIILLGDGGRPFAVTAERFDALAETVTDEAVHERRAFARVRAPGIILYTSGTTSNPKGCLISHEAIVRTSQALAERYELTDRDRFWSPLPLFHIAAILPLVAIYAKGGTYLSMQHFDAGVALKMLETHKVTATYPCFAPIMVDLIHHPDFAKTDLSSMRLMNSSLAVQTGAMKEMLAKAMPNCIQVGTYGLSEAAGTVCTSSLSDSYEVRTTRLGRPLPGIEVKIVDAFGNPLPAGEKGEILVRSPGLLDGYYKDPVKTAEALRGGWLHTGDVGSLDADGNIMFHGRTKDMLKVGGENVAAAEIEAYIGTHPAVKMCQVVGAPDPRLVEVPAAFIELHPGTSLTAQEVLDYCRGKISSFKVPRHVRFVTQWPMSTSKIQKYKLRQQLEAELAAGAAA, encoded by the coding sequence ATGAGCAAGGCCGACCAGTTCATCCATGCCACCACGCTTGGCGACCTGCTTTTGTCGGCGGCCCATTCCTGGCCCGACACGGACGCGCTGATCTTTCCCGATGAAAGCCTGACCTATCGCGATCTGGCCGCCCGCGCCATGCGCCATGCCAAGGGGCTGATGGCGATGGGGGTGAAGCCGGGCGACCATGTCGGTGTGCTGCTGCCATCTTGTATCGAGTTCGTCGATATCCTGTTCGGCGTGGCCCTGGCCGGCGGTGTGACGGTGCCGATCAATGCCCGCTATCGCGCGCATGAACTGGCCTATGTCACCGACAATGCCGATCTGGTCACCATCATCACCACCGAACAGGTGGCTGATCAGCTGAATTTTGTGGATCGCCTGTGTGAGGGGCTGGAGGGTCTGGCAGAGCAGACAGACCCGATGGATCTGCGCTTGAAGGGCTGCCCGCGTCTGCGCTCCATCATCCTGCTGGGCGATGGCGGACGACCCTTCGCCGTCACGGCGGAAAGGTTCGATGCCCTGGCCGAAACCGTCACGGATGAAGCCGTGCATGAACGCCGTGCCTTTGCGCGGGTCCGCGCCCCCGGCATCATCCTGTACACATCCGGCACCACGTCGAACCCCAAGGGCTGTCTGATCAGCCATGAGGCGATTGTCCGCACCTCCCAGGCGCTGGCAGAGCGGTATGAACTGACCGACCGCGACCGGTTCTGGTCGCCGCTGCCTTTGTTCCATATCGCGGCCATCCTGCCGCTGGTCGCCATCTATGCCAAGGGCGGCACCTATCTGTCGATGCAGCATTTTGATGCCGGCGTGGCGTTGAAAATGCTGGAAACGCACAAGGTGACGGCGACATACCCCTGCTTTGCCCCCATCATGGTGGATTTGATCCACCATCCGGATTTCGCCAAGACCGACCTGTCCTCCATGCGCCTGATGAACTCATCGCTCGCGGTACAGACGGGTGCGATGAAGGAGATGCTGGCCAAGGCCATGCCCAACTGCATCCAGGTCGGCACCTATGGCCTGTCGGAGGCGGCGGGAACCGTCTGCACCAGCAGCCTTTCCGACAGTTACGAGGTGCGGACCACACGGTTGGGCCGGCCTTTGCCCGGGATTGAGGTGAAGATCGTCGATGCCTTTGGCAACCCGCTGCCAGCGGGGGAGAAGGGCGAAATCCTGGTGCGCAGCCCCGGCCTTCTGGACGGTTATTACAAGGACCCGGTGAAAACCGCAGAGGCGCTGCGGGGCGGCTGGCTGCATACGGGTGATGTCGGGTCGCTGGATGCCGACGGCAACATCATGTTCCATGGCCGTACCAAGGACATGCTGAAGGTCGGCGGGGAGAATGTCGCGGCGGCTGAGATCGAGGCCTATATCGGCACCCACCCGGCGGTGAAGATGTGCCAGGTGGTGGGCGCACCCGATCCGCGTCTGGTGGAGGTGCCCGCCGCCTTCATCGAACTGCATCCCGGCACGTCACTGACCGCGCAGGAAGTGTTGGATTACTGCCGGGGCAAGATCTCCAGCTTCAAGGTGCCGCGCCATGTGCGGTTCGTGACGCAATGGCCCATGTCCACCAGCAAGATCCAGAAATACAAGCTGCGTCAGCAGCTTGAAGCGGAACTGGCGGCTGGTGCCGCCGCCTGA